Proteins found in one Lycium ferocissimum isolate CSIRO_LF1 chromosome 6, AGI_CSIRO_Lferr_CH_V1, whole genome shotgun sequence genomic segment:
- the LOC132061429 gene encoding DNA polymerase delta small subunit-like, translating into MGLLCLSMGLQCSFGHPPSLNGLESHALVFNVSLQARPLLLDLTGEDKYVVFISGLSVGRSSSNPLQFQLFVDHITGYLGNEKEKNVAAQIVQVVIAGNSVEVPRVLLNGQILGSKGQSRLFEPIKELDILLTQIAASIPLDIMPGSSDPANFALPQQPLHRCLFPGSSAYNTFRSCTNPHCFELDNIRFLGTSGQNIDDLGKYSEANNNIEFMERTLWWRHLAPTAPDTLGVLPFPDSDPFYVETCPHVYFVGNQDKYESRLIKGSEGQMVRLICIPRFAETGVAVVLNIRNLECHMLSFASQIHL; encoded by the exons ATGGGGCTTTTGTGCCTCTCCATGGGCCTCCAATGCTCCTTTGGTCATCCTCCTAGCTTGAATGGATTGGAGTCCCATGCCTTGGTCTTCAATGTGAGCCTTCAAGCGAG ACCTCTTCTGTTGGATTTAACAGGTGAAGATAAATATGTGGTTTTCATCTCTGGCTTGAGTGTTGGGAGAAGCTCTTCTAATCCTCTCCAGTTTCAACTTTTTGTTGATCACATTACTGGATATTTAGGAAATGAGAAG gaaaaaaatgttgcaGCGCAAATAGTTCAAGTTGTTATTGCTGGAAACTCTGTTGAAGTTCCTCGTGTACTTCTCAACGGACAG ATTTTGGGTTCAAAGGGCCAGTCCAGATTGTTTGAGCCGATTAAAGAGCTTGACATATTGTTAACTCAG aTTGCAGCAAGTATACCTCTGGATATCATGCCAGGGTCCAGTGATCCAGCAAACTTCGCCCTGCCACAGCAG CCTCTCCATAGATGTCTTTTTCCTGGATCATCAGCTTATAACACCTTCAGATCTTGCACGAATCCACATTGCTTTGAACTTGACAACATCAG GTTCCTAGGTACATCTGGTCAAAATATTGATGATCTTGGCAAGTATTCGGAGGCAAACAACAATATTGAATTTATGGAGAGGACATTGTGGTGGAGACATCTAGCACCAACGGCACCAGACACCCTTG GTGTGCTACCCTTTCCTGATAGCGATCCTTTCTATGTCGAAACATGTCCTCATGTTTATTTTGTTGGCAATCAGGATAAATATGAATCTCGCTTGATAAAAG GATCAGAAGGGCAGATGGTAAGGCTTATTTGCATTCCTAGATTTGCAGAGACTGGAGTTGCAGTGGTG TTGAATATCAGAAACCTTGAGTGCCATATGCTCAGCTTTGCCAGTCAAATCCACTTATAA